A single window of Caldicellulosiruptor bescii DSM 6725 DNA harbors:
- a CDS encoding glycoside hydrolase family 65 protein — protein MRKLPKKESIFLPDEWNIIEDGFHPENNFMLETIFTVANGYLGLRGNLDEDFPDKSQSFKATYINGFYEEYDITYPEGGYGFAKRGEAMVNVADVKTFEIMIEGENFNLFSGKIYKHIRKLDMKSGTVVREILWESERGRKIFISFERLACFKRQHLGAINIRIKPLNFSGRIKIVSKIDENSSNLLETEDVRVGSGIEKFPFETIKAYSDKLNGFLMQKTKKSRLSYGCMVDHVLSIKEFFCKSFADKEKNLVIFKIEFDAKQDMEYSLTKYFSYFTQRDVEEDLIEERCAAEILEAKKIGFENLLKEQREFLETFWENADVVVKGDPKIQQAIRFSLFSLLQSTGRNGISNIAAKGLTGEGYGGHYFWDSEIYIMPFFIYTQPEIAKMLLLYRYNTLDAARKRARELHHRGALYPWRTIAGKECSAYFPAGTAQYHINADIVYAIKKYFEATDDLEFIKNYGAEIVFEVARFYAELGHFSEAKGGKFCIFCVTGPDEYTALVDNNAYTNYMVKMTLEFATNLYTLLKEKDSDAFEKLCRKIELSQNEVLLWKNIADNMYLPYNPELKIIPQDDSFIYKKRLDLSKIPENQFPLLLNWHYLDIYRYQVCKQPDVLLLIYLLRENFTFEDLKNNYEYYEPITTHDSSLSPAIFSILAAELGYLDKAYEYFVYTARMDIDDLNHNTKDGIHAACMGGAWQALVFGFGGMRTNKGILSFAPKLPERLEYLSFKVRYKGKILKVEITKSIASYTLLEGESIQLSHYGSSFELKRGQTKEFILVN, from the coding sequence TTGAGAAAGCTTCCCAAAAAGGAATCTATATTTTTGCCAGATGAATGGAACATAATAGAAGATGGATTTCATCCTGAAAATAATTTTATGCTTGAGACCATTTTTACAGTTGCAAATGGATATTTAGGCCTGAGGGGAAACTTGGATGAAGATTTTCCTGACAAAAGCCAGAGCTTTAAAGCAACATATATCAACGGCTTTTATGAAGAGTATGATATAACCTATCCAGAGGGTGGATATGGATTTGCAAAGCGTGGCGAGGCAATGGTAAATGTTGCTGATGTGAAGACATTTGAAATAATGATTGAGGGTGAAAACTTCAATTTATTCAGTGGAAAAATTTATAAACATATTAGAAAACTTGACATGAAGAGCGGAACGGTAGTACGCGAAATACTCTGGGAATCCGAACGTGGCAGAAAAATTTTTATATCTTTTGAGCGGCTTGCATGTTTTAAAAGGCAGCATTTAGGAGCAATTAATATTAGAATTAAACCTCTCAATTTTTCTGGCAGAATAAAAATTGTAAGTAAAATAGATGAAAACTCTTCAAATCTGCTTGAGACAGAAGATGTGAGGGTTGGTTCTGGAATAGAAAAATTTCCTTTTGAGACAATTAAAGCTTACAGTGATAAACTTAATGGTTTTTTGATGCAGAAAACTAAAAAGAGCAGGCTCTCATATGGCTGTATGGTAGATCACGTTTTGAGCATCAAAGAATTTTTCTGCAAATCTTTTGCTGACAAAGAAAAAAATCTTGTTATATTTAAAATTGAATTTGATGCTAAACAAGATATGGAATATAGCTTGACAAAATATTTTTCATATTTTACACAAAGAGATGTTGAAGAAGATTTGATTGAAGAGCGCTGCGCTGCTGAAATACTTGAGGCAAAAAAGATTGGATTTGAAAACCTTTTGAAAGAGCAAAGAGAATTTTTGGAAACCTTTTGGGAAAACGCTGATGTTGTGGTAAAAGGGGATCCTAAGATTCAGCAAGCTATAAGATTTAGTCTATTTTCGCTGCTTCAATCAACAGGTAGAAACGGTATTTCAAATATTGCCGCAAAGGGTCTTACAGGTGAAGGTTACGGCGGACATTATTTCTGGGACTCTGAAATTTATATAATGCCGTTTTTCATATATACCCAGCCAGAAATTGCAAAAATGTTACTTTTGTACAGATACAACACTTTAGATGCAGCAAGAAAGCGAGCAAGAGAGCTTCACCACAGAGGGGCACTATATCCCTGGCGAACAATTGCAGGAAAAGAGTGTTCCGCATACTTCCCCGCAGGGACAGCTCAATACCACATAAACGCTGATATTGTGTATGCTATAAAAAAGTATTTTGAGGCAACAGATGATTTAGAATTTATAAAAAACTATGGTGCAGAGATTGTATTTGAAGTTGCAAGATTCTATGCAGAACTTGGCCATTTCAGTGAAGCAAAGGGCGGAAAGTTCTGCATATTCTGTGTCACCGGCCCTGATGAGTATACTGCACTTGTTGACAACAATGCTTATACAAACTACATGGTAAAGATGACCCTTGAGTTTGCTACAAATCTTTATACTCTCTTGAAAGAAAAAGACAGCGATGCTTTTGAAAAGCTTTGCAGAAAAATTGAGCTCTCACAGAATGAAGTCTTGCTGTGGAAAAACATTGCTGATAACATGTATTTGCCGTACAATCCAGAGCTGAAAATTATTCCTCAGGACGATTCATTCATCTATAAAAAGAGGCTTGATTTGTCAAAAATCCCAGAGAATCAGTTTCCTCTTCTTTTGAACTGGCATTATTTAGACATTTATAGATATCAAGTTTGCAAACAGCCAGATGTTCTTTTGCTCATTTACCTTTTGAGAGAAAACTTTACATTTGAGGATTTAAAAAATAACTATGAATACTATGAGCCAATTACAACACATGACTCATCACTCTCACCAGCAATTTTTAGCATCCTTGCAGCAGAGCTTGGGTACTTAGACAAAGCATACGAATACTTTGTATATACAGCAAGAATGGACATTGATGATTTAAATCACAACACAAAAGATGGAATTCACGCTGCTTGTATGGGCGGTGCTTGGCAAGCTTTGGTATTCGGTTTTGGTGGAATGAGAACAAACAAAGGTATACTTTCCTTTGCTCCAAAGCTTCCTGAAAGACTTGAATATTTATCGTTCAAAGTAAGATATAAAGGAAAAATTTTGAAAGTGGAAATAACAAAAAGCATAGCTTCCTATACACTTTTGGAAGGTGAAAGTATTCAGCTTTCACACTATGGTAGCAGTTTTGAATTGAAAAGAGGACAGACTAAAGAATTTATCCTTGTCAATTAA
- a CDS encoding nucleotidyltransferase domain-containing protein, whose product MASGGSITLKGNSEASRKESSSASITPGYSDSFVWGDRGYSGGISASVSPVRTGGCYTPKINGGASSTPKPSGSLSITDKFRDFLEGIVRKVEDFSSKTKKDLLRGILKNFLEALRHASSNSLKYSINFLEHALQDNPSEIIITNEKSELSKKIRENEDYKKVRKYIISVAKELLPTMKAGEERKIDKNKKEFSATFSKEHNLDLYLAINNADLYFKKESEDTISIWLKDTYNFDNATLKENSIELIDDLLKDKLAFGKWLNEFGQDLENNHIVNKYEIKIKIETVKISILQ is encoded by the coding sequence GTGGCAAGTGGAGGTTCAATAACTTTAAAAGGTAATAGTGAGGCAAGCAGGAAAGAGAGTAGCAGTGCGAGTATAACACCGGGGTATTCAGACAGTTTTGTATGGGGTGATAGAGGTTATTCAGGTGGAATATCAGCAAGTGTCTCGCCAGTGAGGACAGGTGGATGTTATACTCCTAAGATAAACGGAGGAGCTTCTTCAACACCAAAGCCGTCAGGTTCTCTTTCAATAACGGATAAATTCAGGGATTTTTTAGAGGGCATTGTACGAAAAGTTGAGGATTTTTCATCTAAAACTAAGAAAGATTTATTAAGAGGAATATTAAAAAATTTTTTAGAGGCGTTAAGACATGCCAGCAGTAATAGTTTGAAATATTCCATAAATTTTTTAGAACATGCTTTGCAAGATAATCCTTCTGAAATAATAATTACAAATGAAAAGAGTGAATTGTCTAAAAAAATAAGGGAGAATGAAGACTATAAGAAAGTTAGGAAGTATATTATTTCTGTAGCTAAGGAATTACTCCCCACAATGAAAGCTGGGGAAGAAAGAAAAATTGATAAAAACAAAAAAGAATTTTCTGCAACATTTTCTAAAGAACATAATTTGGACCTCTATTTAGCAATAAACAATGCAGATCTATACTTTAAAAAAGAGAGTGAAGATACGATAAGCATATGGCTTAAGGATACATATAATTTTGACAATGCTACTTTGAAAGAAAATTCAATAGAGTTGATAGATGACTTGTTAAAGGATAAATTAGCCTTTGGTAAATGGCTTAATGAGTTTGGGCAAGATTTAGAGAATAATCATATTGTTAACAAGTATGAAATTAAAATAAAAATAGAAACTGTTAAAATCTCAATACTTCAGTAG